One Peromyscus maniculatus bairdii isolate BWxNUB_F1_BW_parent chromosome 14, HU_Pman_BW_mat_3.1, whole genome shotgun sequence genomic window carries:
- the Tnfaip2 gene encoding tumor necrosis factor alpha-induced protein 2 yields MLKMVTFFQGLPGQQSVPGTLDFPGSPPKPRSTSEAEPEASMSEASSEDLMPSQEAGMARDGEEEESAKKEKKKSKGLANMFSVFTKGKKKKKKGQPRLSDPEVQPKSRPELDGPPPTVEELKEALESGRLEAAWQVLALERELEAEAAASRRSNEELVRQQSKVEALYLLLRDQVLAVLRRPLEAAPERLRQALAVVSQQELEDRRAAGAPVAAVLVATRPRRWLQLWRDSVAEVAAERLDAQPAVVPEGRSEAETRFLHMGCTMKEDLEAVVERLKPLFPAEFNVVHTYAESYHAHFAAQLCTLAQFELCERDTYFLLLWVLNLYPNDILNSPKLAKELQGIRLGSLLPPKQIRLLEAVFLSNEVTNVKLLMTRALELESQRWARDVAPQSLDGHYHSELAIDIIQIVLQGQDKAENITPEVGVQIRQLLLVELAALLRSYQRTFDEFLEKSKLLTNYRANIIANINNCLSFRTSVEQKWQIPQDTLNHMLDPLKDLKAHGFDTLLQSLFSDLKPLFKKFTQTRWATPVETLEEIIATVGIRLPEFSELKDCFQEELMGAVHLHLVKEYIIRLSKRRVVLKTEEQQQQLARHILANADVIQHFCTQNGSNATWLNQALPRLAEIIHLQDSNAIKIEVATYATLYPDFSKGHLNAILAIKGNLLSSEVRSIRNILDINTGVQEPSRPLFSLIKVG; encoded by the exons ATGCTGAAAATGGTGACCTTCTTCCAAGGGCTTCCTGGCCAACAGTCTGTGCCGGGGACCCTGGACTTCCCTGGAAGCCCCCCAAAGCCACGCTCCACATCTGAGGCGGAACCAGAGGCCTCCATGTCAGAGGCTTCTTCCGAGGACCTGATGCCATCCCAGGAGGCTGGGATGGCccgggatggggaggaggaagagtctgcaaagaaggagaagaagaagtccAAAGGACTGGCCAACATGTTCAGTGTCTTCAccaaagggaagaagaagaagaaaaagggccAGCCCAGATTATCAGATCCTGAGGTCCAGCCCAAGTCCAGGCCGGAGCTAGATGGTCCACCGCCCACAG TGGAGGAGCTCAAGGAGGCCCTGGAGAGTGGGCGGCTGGAGGCCGCGTGGCAGGTGCTGGCACTGGAGCGggagctggaggctgaggcagcggCGAGCCGCAGGAGCAACGAAGAGCTGGTGCGCCAGCAGAGCAAGGTGGAGGCGCTGTACTTGCTGCTGCGCGACCAGGTGCTCGCGGTGCTGCGGCGGCCGCTGGAGGCGGCGCCCGAGAGGCTGCGCCAGGCGCTGGCCGTGGTGtcacagcaggagcttgaggatCGTCGGGCGGCCGGGGCACCCGTGGCGGCCGTGCTGGTGGCCACGCGCCCCCGGCGCTGGCTGCAACTGTGGAGGGACAGTGTGGCGGAGGTGGCGGCGGAGCGTCTGGACGCGCAGCCAGCCGTGGTGCCCGAGGGTCGCTCGGAGGCCGAGACCAGGTTCCTGCACATGGGCTGCACCATGAAGGAGGACCTGGAGGCGGTGGTGGAGCGGCTGAAACCGCTGTTCCCTGCCGAGTTCAACGTTGTGCACACCTATGCCGAAAGCTACCACGCGCACTTCGCAGCCCAACTGTGCACCTTGGCGCAGTTCGAGCTGTGTGAGAGGGACACCTACTTCCTGCTGCTCTGGGTGCTGAACCTCTACCCCAA TGATATTCTCAACAGCCCTAAGTTGGCAAAGGAGCTACAGGGTATCAGGCTTGGGAGCCTCCTGCCCCCGAAGCAGATCAGGTTGCTGGAGGCGGTGTTCCTGTCCAATGAGGTG ACCAATGTGAAGTTACTGATGACCCGAGCCTTAGAGCTAGAGTCTCAGCGCTGGGCCCGGGATGTGGCTCCCCAGAGCCTGGATGGCCACTACCACAGTGAGCTGGCAATCGACATCATCCAG ATCGTCTTACAAGGCCAGGACAAGGCCGAGAACATCACTCCAGAAGTGGGGGTACAGATAAGACAGTTGCTACTGGTGGAGCTGGCTGCACTGCTGAGGAG CTACCAGCGCACCTTTGATGAATTCCTAGAGAAGAGCAAACTGCTGACAAATTACAGGGCCAACATCATCGCCAACATCAACAACTGCCTGTCCTTCCG GACATCTGTGGAGCAGAAGTGGCAGATACCTCAAGATACCCTGAACCACATGCTGGATCCCTTGAAAGATCTTAAGGCTCATGGCTTCGACACCCTGCTCCAGAGCCTGTTTTCAGACCTGAAG CCACTGTTCAAGAAGTTCACACAGACCCGCTGGGCGACGCCAGTTGAGACCCTGGAGGAAATCATCGCTACTGTGGGCATCAGGCTGCCTGAGTTCTCGGAACTGAAGGACTGTTTTCAGGAG GAGCTGATGGGGGCCGTGCACCTGCACCTGGTGAAGGAGTACATCATCCGGCTCAGCAAACGGCGCGTGGTCCTCAAGAccgaggagcagcagcagcagctggcgaGGCACATCCTCGCCAATGCCGACGTCATTCAGCATTTCTGCACTCAGAAT ggctCCAACGCAACCTGGCTGAACCAGGCCCTCCCTAGGCTCGCTGAGATCATTCACCTGCAAGATTCCAATGCCATTAAGATTGAAGTGGCCACATATGCCACCTTGTACCCTGACTTCAG CAAAGGCCACCTGAACGCCATCCTGGCCATCAAGGGAAATCTCCTCAGCAGTGAAGTCAGGAGCATCCGGAATATACTGGACATCAACACAGGGGTGCAGGAGCCTTCCAGGCCCCTATTTTCACTTATAAAAGTTGGTTAA